One genomic window of Cuculus canorus isolate bCucCan1 chromosome 11, bCucCan1.pri, whole genome shotgun sequence includes the following:
- the TMCC1 gene encoding transmembrane and coiled-coil domains protein 1 isoform X6, giving the protein MEGLLPASETIERLEVSSLAQTSSAVASSTDGSINADSVDGTPDPQRTKVAITHLQQKILKLTEQIKIEQTARDDNVAEYLKLANNADKQQSARIKQVFEKKNQKSAQTILQLQKKLEHYHRKLREIEQNGIPRQPKDVFRDMHQGLKDVGAKVTGFSEGVVDSVKGGLSSFSQATHSAAGAVVSKPREIASLIRNKFGSADNIANLKDSLEEGQEDGTGGKGLGVIQNFQSSPKYGSEEDCSSATSGSVGANSTTGGPVGASSSKTNTLDMQSSGFDAILHEIQEIRETQARLEESFEDLKVRYQRDYSLIMQTLQEERYRCERLEEQLNDLTELHQNEILNLKQELASMEEKIAYQSYERARDIQEALEACQTRISKMELQQQQQQVVQLEGLENATARNLLGKFINILLAVMAVLLVFVSTVANCVVPLMKTRNRTFSTLFIVVFIAFLWKHWDAITGYLERFFSPPR; this is encoded by the exons ATCGAGCGATTGGAAGTCAGCAGCTTAGCACAGACCTCCAGTGCGGTGGCCTCAAGCACTGATGGCAGCATCAATGCAGACTCTGTTGACGGGACGCCAGATCCTCAGCGTACAAAAGTGGCTATCACACACCTGCAACAGAAGATACTGAAGCTAACTGAGCAGATCAAAATCGAACAAACAGCCCGTGATGACAACGTGGCAGAGTACCTGAAACTGGCCAACAATGCAGACAAGCAGCAGAGCGCCCGCATTAAGCAAGtgtttgagaagaaaaatcaaaagtcGGCCCAGACCAtcttgcagctgcagaagaaattaGAACATTACCATCGAAAGCTGCGAGAGATTGAACAGAATGGGATCCCTCGACAGCCGAAGGATGTCTTCAGGGATATGCATCAGGGTTTGAAAGATGTTGGAGCAAAAGTCACTGGCTTCAGTGAGGGGGTAGTTGACAGTGTGAAAGGAGGGCTTTCCAGTTTTTCCCAAGCGACGcattcagcagcaggagctgtggtTTCCAAACCCCGGGAGATTGCCTCCCTCATAAGGAACAAGTTTGGGAGCGCAGACAACATTGCTAATCTGAAAGACTCCTTAGAAGAAGGTCAGGAAGATGGGACAGGCGGCAAGGGTCTAGGTGTTATTCAGAACTTTCAGTCAAGCCCAAAATATGGCAGTGAAGAGGATTGCTCCAGTGCCACATCGGGCTCAGTGGGAGCCAACAGCACAACAGGGGGCCCTGTGGGAGCTTCCAGCTCCAAAACAAACACTCTGGATATGCAGAGCTCAGGGTTTGATGCAATACTGCATGAGATTCAAGAAATTCGAGAGACACAGGCAAGACTGGAAGAATCATTTGAGGACCTTAAGGTTCGCTATCAGAGGGATTACTCATTAATAATGCAGACGCTGCAGGAGGAGCGGTACAG ATGTGAAAGACTCGAAGAGCAGCTAAATGACCTGACTGAGCTCCACCAGAACGAGATCCTCAATTTAAAACAAGAGCTGGCCAGCATGGAGGAGAAAATTGCCTATCAGTCTTATGAACGAGCCCGGGACATCCAG GAGGCACTGGAAGCGTGCCAGACGCGCATCTCCAagatggagctgcagcagcagcaacagcaagtGGTGCAGCTGGAGGGGCTAGAGAACGCCacagccaggaacctgctggGAAAGTTCATCAACATCCTTCTGGCGGTCATGGCTGTCCTCCTTGTCTTCGTCTCCACTGTGGCCAACTGTGTCGTGCCCCTCATGAAGACTCGCAATAGGACGTTCAGCACTTTATTTATAGTGgttttcattgcctttttgTGGAAGCACTGGGATGCCATCACCGGCTACTTGGAACGGTTCTTTTCTCCCCCCAGATGA
- the TMCC1 gene encoding transmembrane and coiled-coil domains protein 1 isoform X8: MEIERLEVSSLAQTSSAVASSTDGSINADSVDGTPDPQRTKVAITHLQQKILKLTEQIKIEQTARDDNVAEYLKLANNADKQQSARIKQVFEKKNQKSAQTILQLQKKLEHYHRKLREIEQNGIPRQPKDVFRDMHQGLKDVGAKVTGFSEGVVDSVKGGLSSFSQATHSAAGAVVSKPREIASLIRNKFGSADNIANLKDSLEEGQEDGTGGKGLGVIQNFQSSPKYGSEEDCSSATSGSVGANSTTGGPVGASSSKTNTLDMQSSGFDAILHEIQEIRETQARLEESFEDLKVRYQRDYSLIMQTLQEERYRCERLEEQLNDLTELHQNEILNLKQELASMEEKIAYQSYERARDIQEALEACQTRISKMELQQQQQQVVQLEGLENATARNLLGKFINILLAVMAVLLVFVSTVANCVVPLMKTRNRTFSTLFIVVFIAFLWKHWDAITGYLERFFSPPR, encoded by the exons ATCGAGCGATTGGAAGTCAGCAGCTTAGCACAGACCTCCAGTGCGGTGGCCTCAAGCACTGATGGCAGCATCAATGCAGACTCTGTTGACGGGACGCCAGATCCTCAGCGTACAAAAGTGGCTATCACACACCTGCAACAGAAGATACTGAAGCTAACTGAGCAGATCAAAATCGAACAAACAGCCCGTGATGACAACGTGGCAGAGTACCTGAAACTGGCCAACAATGCAGACAAGCAGCAGAGCGCCCGCATTAAGCAAGtgtttgagaagaaaaatcaaaagtcGGCCCAGACCAtcttgcagctgcagaagaaattaGAACATTACCATCGAAAGCTGCGAGAGATTGAACAGAATGGGATCCCTCGACAGCCGAAGGATGTCTTCAGGGATATGCATCAGGGTTTGAAAGATGTTGGAGCAAAAGTCACTGGCTTCAGTGAGGGGGTAGTTGACAGTGTGAAAGGAGGGCTTTCCAGTTTTTCCCAAGCGACGcattcagcagcaggagctgtggtTTCCAAACCCCGGGAGATTGCCTCCCTCATAAGGAACAAGTTTGGGAGCGCAGACAACATTGCTAATCTGAAAGACTCCTTAGAAGAAGGTCAGGAAGATGGGACAGGCGGCAAGGGTCTAGGTGTTATTCAGAACTTTCAGTCAAGCCCAAAATATGGCAGTGAAGAGGATTGCTCCAGTGCCACATCGGGCTCAGTGGGAGCCAACAGCACAACAGGGGGCCCTGTGGGAGCTTCCAGCTCCAAAACAAACACTCTGGATATGCAGAGCTCAGGGTTTGATGCAATACTGCATGAGATTCAAGAAATTCGAGAGACACAGGCAAGACTGGAAGAATCATTTGAGGACCTTAAGGTTCGCTATCAGAGGGATTACTCATTAATAATGCAGACGCTGCAGGAGGAGCGGTACAG ATGTGAAAGACTCGAAGAGCAGCTAAATGACCTGACTGAGCTCCACCAGAACGAGATCCTCAATTTAAAACAAGAGCTGGCCAGCATGGAGGAGAAAATTGCCTATCAGTCTTATGAACGAGCCCGGGACATCCAG GAGGCACTGGAAGCGTGCCAGACGCGCATCTCCAagatggagctgcagcagcagcaacagcaagtGGTGCAGCTGGAGGGGCTAGAGAACGCCacagccaggaacctgctggGAAAGTTCATCAACATCCTTCTGGCGGTCATGGCTGTCCTCCTTGTCTTCGTCTCCACTGTGGCCAACTGTGTCGTGCCCCTCATGAAGACTCGCAATAGGACGTTCAGCACTTTATTTATAGTGgttttcattgcctttttgTGGAAGCACTGGGATGCCATCACCGGCTACTTGGAACGGTTCTTTTCTCCCCCCAGATGA
- the TMCC1 gene encoding transmembrane and coiled-coil domains protein 1 isoform X3 has protein sequence MFMWCCCTCMCCERDFCEPVKIERLEVSSLAQTSSAVASSTDGSINADSVDGTPDPQRTKVAITHLQQKILKLTEQIKIEQTARDDNVAEYLKLANNADKQQSARIKQVFEKKNQKSAQTILQLQKKLEHYHRKLREIEQNGIPRQPKDVFRDMHQGLKDVGAKVTGFSEGVVDSVKGGLSSFSQATHSAAGAVVSKPREIASLIRNKFGSADNIANLKDSLEEGQEDGTGGKGLGVIQNFQSSPKYGSEEDCSSATSGSVGANSTTGGPVGASSSKTNTLDMQSSGFDAILHEIQEIRETQARLEESFEDLKVRYQRDYSLIMQTLQEERYRCERLEEQLNDLTELHQNEILNLKQELASMEEKIAYQSYERARDIQEALEACQTRISKMELQQQQQQVVQLEGLENATARNLLGKFINILLAVMAVLLVFVSTVANCVVPLMKTRNRTFSTLFIVVFIAFLWKHWDAITGYLERFFSPPR, from the exons ATCGAGCGATTGGAAGTCAGCAGCTTAGCACAGACCTCCAGTGCGGTGGCCTCAAGCACTGATGGCAGCATCAATGCAGACTCTGTTGACGGGACGCCAGATCCTCAGCGTACAAAAGTGGCTATCACACACCTGCAACAGAAGATACTGAAGCTAACTGAGCAGATCAAAATCGAACAAACAGCCCGTGATGACAACGTGGCAGAGTACCTGAAACTGGCCAACAATGCAGACAAGCAGCAGAGCGCCCGCATTAAGCAAGtgtttgagaagaaaaatcaaaagtcGGCCCAGACCAtcttgcagctgcagaagaaattaGAACATTACCATCGAAAGCTGCGAGAGATTGAACAGAATGGGATCCCTCGACAGCCGAAGGATGTCTTCAGGGATATGCATCAGGGTTTGAAAGATGTTGGAGCAAAAGTCACTGGCTTCAGTGAGGGGGTAGTTGACAGTGTGAAAGGAGGGCTTTCCAGTTTTTCCCAAGCGACGcattcagcagcaggagctgtggtTTCCAAACCCCGGGAGATTGCCTCCCTCATAAGGAACAAGTTTGGGAGCGCAGACAACATTGCTAATCTGAAAGACTCCTTAGAAGAAGGTCAGGAAGATGGGACAGGCGGCAAGGGTCTAGGTGTTATTCAGAACTTTCAGTCAAGCCCAAAATATGGCAGTGAAGAGGATTGCTCCAGTGCCACATCGGGCTCAGTGGGAGCCAACAGCACAACAGGGGGCCCTGTGGGAGCTTCCAGCTCCAAAACAAACACTCTGGATATGCAGAGCTCAGGGTTTGATGCAATACTGCATGAGATTCAAGAAATTCGAGAGACACAGGCAAGACTGGAAGAATCATTTGAGGACCTTAAGGTTCGCTATCAGAGGGATTACTCATTAATAATGCAGACGCTGCAGGAGGAGCGGTACAG ATGTGAAAGACTCGAAGAGCAGCTAAATGACCTGACTGAGCTCCACCAGAACGAGATCCTCAATTTAAAACAAGAGCTGGCCAGCATGGAGGAGAAAATTGCCTATCAGTCTTATGAACGAGCCCGGGACATCCAG GAGGCACTGGAAGCGTGCCAGACGCGCATCTCCAagatggagctgcagcagcagcaacagcaagtGGTGCAGCTGGAGGGGCTAGAGAACGCCacagccaggaacctgctggGAAAGTTCATCAACATCCTTCTGGCGGTCATGGCTGTCCTCCTTGTCTTCGTCTCCACTGTGGCCAACTGTGTCGTGCCCCTCATGAAGACTCGCAATAGGACGTTCAGCACTTTATTTATAGTGgttttcattgcctttttgTGGAAGCACTGGGATGCCATCACCGGCTACTTGGAACGGTTCTTTTCTCCCCCCAGATGA
- the TMCC1 gene encoding transmembrane and coiled-coil domains protein 1 isoform X4 codes for MVQRFSLRRQLSKIERLEVSSLAQTSSAVASSTDGSINADSVDGTPDPQRTKVAITHLQQKILKLTEQIKIEQTARDDNVAEYLKLANNADKQQSARIKQVFEKKNQKSAQTILQLQKKLEHYHRKLREIEQNGIPRQPKDVFRDMHQGLKDVGAKVTGFSEGVVDSVKGGLSSFSQATHSAAGAVVSKPREIASLIRNKFGSADNIANLKDSLEEGQEDGTGGKGLGVIQNFQSSPKYGSEEDCSSATSGSVGANSTTGGPVGASSSKTNTLDMQSSGFDAILHEIQEIRETQARLEESFEDLKVRYQRDYSLIMQTLQEERYRCERLEEQLNDLTELHQNEILNLKQELASMEEKIAYQSYERARDIQEALEACQTRISKMELQQQQQQVVQLEGLENATARNLLGKFINILLAVMAVLLVFVSTVANCVVPLMKTRNRTFSTLFIVVFIAFLWKHWDAITGYLERFFSPPR; via the exons ATCGAGCGATTGGAAGTCAGCAGCTTAGCACAGACCTCCAGTGCGGTGGCCTCAAGCACTGATGGCAGCATCAATGCAGACTCTGTTGACGGGACGCCAGATCCTCAGCGTACAAAAGTGGCTATCACACACCTGCAACAGAAGATACTGAAGCTAACTGAGCAGATCAAAATCGAACAAACAGCCCGTGATGACAACGTGGCAGAGTACCTGAAACTGGCCAACAATGCAGACAAGCAGCAGAGCGCCCGCATTAAGCAAGtgtttgagaagaaaaatcaaaagtcGGCCCAGACCAtcttgcagctgcagaagaaattaGAACATTACCATCGAAAGCTGCGAGAGATTGAACAGAATGGGATCCCTCGACAGCCGAAGGATGTCTTCAGGGATATGCATCAGGGTTTGAAAGATGTTGGAGCAAAAGTCACTGGCTTCAGTGAGGGGGTAGTTGACAGTGTGAAAGGAGGGCTTTCCAGTTTTTCCCAAGCGACGcattcagcagcaggagctgtggtTTCCAAACCCCGGGAGATTGCCTCCCTCATAAGGAACAAGTTTGGGAGCGCAGACAACATTGCTAATCTGAAAGACTCCTTAGAAGAAGGTCAGGAAGATGGGACAGGCGGCAAGGGTCTAGGTGTTATTCAGAACTTTCAGTCAAGCCCAAAATATGGCAGTGAAGAGGATTGCTCCAGTGCCACATCGGGCTCAGTGGGAGCCAACAGCACAACAGGGGGCCCTGTGGGAGCTTCCAGCTCCAAAACAAACACTCTGGATATGCAGAGCTCAGGGTTTGATGCAATACTGCATGAGATTCAAGAAATTCGAGAGACACAGGCAAGACTGGAAGAATCATTTGAGGACCTTAAGGTTCGCTATCAGAGGGATTACTCATTAATAATGCAGACGCTGCAGGAGGAGCGGTACAG ATGTGAAAGACTCGAAGAGCAGCTAAATGACCTGACTGAGCTCCACCAGAACGAGATCCTCAATTTAAAACAAGAGCTGGCCAGCATGGAGGAGAAAATTGCCTATCAGTCTTATGAACGAGCCCGGGACATCCAG GAGGCACTGGAAGCGTGCCAGACGCGCATCTCCAagatggagctgcagcagcagcaacagcaagtGGTGCAGCTGGAGGGGCTAGAGAACGCCacagccaggaacctgctggGAAAGTTCATCAACATCCTTCTGGCGGTCATGGCTGTCCTCCTTGTCTTCGTCTCCACTGTGGCCAACTGTGTCGTGCCCCTCATGAAGACTCGCAATAGGACGTTCAGCACTTTATTTATAGTGgttttcattgcctttttgTGGAAGCACTGGGATGCCATCACCGGCTACTTGGAACGGTTCTTTTCTCCCCCCAGATGA
- the TMCC1 gene encoding transmembrane and coiled-coil domains protein 1 isoform X5, with product MHGERALLPRRDKIERLEVSSLAQTSSAVASSTDGSINADSVDGTPDPQRTKVAITHLQQKILKLTEQIKIEQTARDDNVAEYLKLANNADKQQSARIKQVFEKKNQKSAQTILQLQKKLEHYHRKLREIEQNGIPRQPKDVFRDMHQGLKDVGAKVTGFSEGVVDSVKGGLSSFSQATHSAAGAVVSKPREIASLIRNKFGSADNIANLKDSLEEGQEDGTGGKGLGVIQNFQSSPKYGSEEDCSSATSGSVGANSTTGGPVGASSSKTNTLDMQSSGFDAILHEIQEIRETQARLEESFEDLKVRYQRDYSLIMQTLQEERYRCERLEEQLNDLTELHQNEILNLKQELASMEEKIAYQSYERARDIQEALEACQTRISKMELQQQQQQVVQLEGLENATARNLLGKFINILLAVMAVLLVFVSTVANCVVPLMKTRNRTFSTLFIVVFIAFLWKHWDAITGYLERFFSPPR from the exons ATGCACGGGGAGCGGGCGCTGCTGCCCCGCCGGGACAAG ATCGAGCGATTGGAAGTCAGCAGCTTAGCACAGACCTCCAGTGCGGTGGCCTCAAGCACTGATGGCAGCATCAATGCAGACTCTGTTGACGGGACGCCAGATCCTCAGCGTACAAAAGTGGCTATCACACACCTGCAACAGAAGATACTGAAGCTAACTGAGCAGATCAAAATCGAACAAACAGCCCGTGATGACAACGTGGCAGAGTACCTGAAACTGGCCAACAATGCAGACAAGCAGCAGAGCGCCCGCATTAAGCAAGtgtttgagaagaaaaatcaaaagtcGGCCCAGACCAtcttgcagctgcagaagaaattaGAACATTACCATCGAAAGCTGCGAGAGATTGAACAGAATGGGATCCCTCGACAGCCGAAGGATGTCTTCAGGGATATGCATCAGGGTTTGAAAGATGTTGGAGCAAAAGTCACTGGCTTCAGTGAGGGGGTAGTTGACAGTGTGAAAGGAGGGCTTTCCAGTTTTTCCCAAGCGACGcattcagcagcaggagctgtggtTTCCAAACCCCGGGAGATTGCCTCCCTCATAAGGAACAAGTTTGGGAGCGCAGACAACATTGCTAATCTGAAAGACTCCTTAGAAGAAGGTCAGGAAGATGGGACAGGCGGCAAGGGTCTAGGTGTTATTCAGAACTTTCAGTCAAGCCCAAAATATGGCAGTGAAGAGGATTGCTCCAGTGCCACATCGGGCTCAGTGGGAGCCAACAGCACAACAGGGGGCCCTGTGGGAGCTTCCAGCTCCAAAACAAACACTCTGGATATGCAGAGCTCAGGGTTTGATGCAATACTGCATGAGATTCAAGAAATTCGAGAGACACAGGCAAGACTGGAAGAATCATTTGAGGACCTTAAGGTTCGCTATCAGAGGGATTACTCATTAATAATGCAGACGCTGCAGGAGGAGCGGTACAG ATGTGAAAGACTCGAAGAGCAGCTAAATGACCTGACTGAGCTCCACCAGAACGAGATCCTCAATTTAAAACAAGAGCTGGCCAGCATGGAGGAGAAAATTGCCTATCAGTCTTATGAACGAGCCCGGGACATCCAG GAGGCACTGGAAGCGTGCCAGACGCGCATCTCCAagatggagctgcagcagcagcaacagcaagtGGTGCAGCTGGAGGGGCTAGAGAACGCCacagccaggaacctgctggGAAAGTTCATCAACATCCTTCTGGCGGTCATGGCTGTCCTCCTTGTCTTCGTCTCCACTGTGGCCAACTGTGTCGTGCCCCTCATGAAGACTCGCAATAGGACGTTCAGCACTTTATTTATAGTGgttttcattgcctttttgTGGAAGCACTGGGATGCCATCACCGGCTACTTGGAACGGTTCTTTTCTCCCCCCAGATGA
- the TMCC1 gene encoding transmembrane and coiled-coil domains protein 1 isoform X7, whose product MSLEIERLEVSSLAQTSSAVASSTDGSINADSVDGTPDPQRTKVAITHLQQKILKLTEQIKIEQTARDDNVAEYLKLANNADKQQSARIKQVFEKKNQKSAQTILQLQKKLEHYHRKLREIEQNGIPRQPKDVFRDMHQGLKDVGAKVTGFSEGVVDSVKGGLSSFSQATHSAAGAVVSKPREIASLIRNKFGSADNIANLKDSLEEGQEDGTGGKGLGVIQNFQSSPKYGSEEDCSSATSGSVGANSTTGGPVGASSSKTNTLDMQSSGFDAILHEIQEIRETQARLEESFEDLKVRYQRDYSLIMQTLQEERYRCERLEEQLNDLTELHQNEILNLKQELASMEEKIAYQSYERARDIQEALEACQTRISKMELQQQQQQVVQLEGLENATARNLLGKFINILLAVMAVLLVFVSTVANCVVPLMKTRNRTFSTLFIVVFIAFLWKHWDAITGYLERFFSPPR is encoded by the exons ATCGAGCGATTGGAAGTCAGCAGCTTAGCACAGACCTCCAGTGCGGTGGCCTCAAGCACTGATGGCAGCATCAATGCAGACTCTGTTGACGGGACGCCAGATCCTCAGCGTACAAAAGTGGCTATCACACACCTGCAACAGAAGATACTGAAGCTAACTGAGCAGATCAAAATCGAACAAACAGCCCGTGATGACAACGTGGCAGAGTACCTGAAACTGGCCAACAATGCAGACAAGCAGCAGAGCGCCCGCATTAAGCAAGtgtttgagaagaaaaatcaaaagtcGGCCCAGACCAtcttgcagctgcagaagaaattaGAACATTACCATCGAAAGCTGCGAGAGATTGAACAGAATGGGATCCCTCGACAGCCGAAGGATGTCTTCAGGGATATGCATCAGGGTTTGAAAGATGTTGGAGCAAAAGTCACTGGCTTCAGTGAGGGGGTAGTTGACAGTGTGAAAGGAGGGCTTTCCAGTTTTTCCCAAGCGACGcattcagcagcaggagctgtggtTTCCAAACCCCGGGAGATTGCCTCCCTCATAAGGAACAAGTTTGGGAGCGCAGACAACATTGCTAATCTGAAAGACTCCTTAGAAGAAGGTCAGGAAGATGGGACAGGCGGCAAGGGTCTAGGTGTTATTCAGAACTTTCAGTCAAGCCCAAAATATGGCAGTGAAGAGGATTGCTCCAGTGCCACATCGGGCTCAGTGGGAGCCAACAGCACAACAGGGGGCCCTGTGGGAGCTTCCAGCTCCAAAACAAACACTCTGGATATGCAGAGCTCAGGGTTTGATGCAATACTGCATGAGATTCAAGAAATTCGAGAGACACAGGCAAGACTGGAAGAATCATTTGAGGACCTTAAGGTTCGCTATCAGAGGGATTACTCATTAATAATGCAGACGCTGCAGGAGGAGCGGTACAG ATGTGAAAGACTCGAAGAGCAGCTAAATGACCTGACTGAGCTCCACCAGAACGAGATCCTCAATTTAAAACAAGAGCTGGCCAGCATGGAGGAGAAAATTGCCTATCAGTCTTATGAACGAGCCCGGGACATCCAG GAGGCACTGGAAGCGTGCCAGACGCGCATCTCCAagatggagctgcagcagcagcaacagcaagtGGTGCAGCTGGAGGGGCTAGAGAACGCCacagccaggaacctgctggGAAAGTTCATCAACATCCTTCTGGCGGTCATGGCTGTCCTCCTTGTCTTCGTCTCCACTGTGGCCAACTGTGTCGTGCCCCTCATGAAGACTCGCAATAGGACGTTCAGCACTTTATTTATAGTGgttttcattgcctttttgTGGAAGCACTGGGATGCCATCACCGGCTACTTGGAACGGTTCTTTTCTCCCCCCAGATGA